The DNA window AATTGGGAAATTAGAGAAAATTGCAAACCCTAAATTCAATCTTAGTTGGAGAAGATACAACAACTAAATTTAAGCTTTGAAAATGGTGgatgaagaacaaagaagagagagaacttttgttCAAGAACAAAAGAGATGGAGATAAATGAAttgagaaaagaataaaaaataaatgagaaagtTAAATAAAGAGTAAAGTTACTGTTGGGAGGATTATTTGGACTCCACATGGCCATTTTATTACGTTGTTACGCGCCTCACGAAGGTGAGTTCACGTATGTGGACACATCAGCGTCTGAGggtgaaataatataaaaataaaaaggttcaggagggtaataggacccccgaaaaggttaagtgtgtagttggaaatatGGCTAAAGCTTGAGGGGGCATTTGACCCTTTTCTCTTTAGAAGGTTGAAATTGATAATACGTTCTTAATAAGTTTTTGaccaaatttgatttaaaaaaacttattttggAACTGGTTATCATTAGTGTTAGAAGGTTGAAATTGGactaatttatgattttgaatattattttgtgtctgagattgatttttattttatatgtctaatacaattatatatattattttttaggtgAATCTACTAATATAACATATGAGTTCATGTGAAATATAAAATCATGAAtgtcaagaaaagaaaatatttttacacaTATGAGTTCGTGTAAAATACATAATAGTAAACAAGAAAGAAACTATTTTTGCACATGATGAAAGATCCTAAAATTGACAATAGTCCAATTTACGATGTACAAAACTACTAATTTACGAGCCAAAGGCATAAAACTTTCAATATTCAATCTACAATTTAatttaaagtgtatttttcaatattattgttgttttatacaTCCTCAAGAATAATATTACTAATTTATCTTGTTAACTCTTATATCCATTAATagataaactttttttaatctctttttactttcttttttttatatggccTACCATGATATatactatacaatttttttttatatggccTAACATGATATATACTGTACACGATTTTCTACTTATGGACATTTAGATCTACAATCAAACTGAAATTATGCATTCTTCTATCAcaaattattagaaataaaaattggtatgcccaaatcataaaaaataaaaataaaatttcctaCAAAAGTTCTAAACATTCTTTAATTGCTTTAATTAGTCTTACAATCCATTCCCATATGCCAATAATAATCTCTACACTTAATTACCACAAAAATTTGTCCAAACATTTTGGACAAGTTCTAATTGAAAATCCCCTCTTGTCATCTATCAAATAACCCTCACAATCCATATAAGGACACTCAATAATGTCACACGAAAACAAAGCTTCAGCTTCACGAACCGTATCCATCCATTGATTCATAAATTCAGGTGGCACAAAATATTCATTGATCAAAATTTGCTCTTTGCAATCGGATACTGGACACTTTACTTGCGTTAGAGTTACTTTGATCCTTTCGCGCACATAATTAACGATACATTCTTCACAATAAATATGCCTACACGGGCCCTGCTTTATGGTATCGTTGTTTACTGGTTTTGGTTCGTtgcatatagtacaaaaaacgCATGAGGGTTCACCTTTTTTATACTTGCTGTTACAATAGTCGATTCTTCCGTTAGTTTCAACAAAGCTACACGAATAGTCAATGCCTTTCTTCTTAACGTCGTTAGGGGAAGCCATCTCTCTGTTGTTGgtgaggaaaaagaaaaaagctaTATTTTGGTAAGGTATAGTTTGATGTGTATATATAGAGaagaaaaatttatttgttttactttcCTTTTCCTTGTTTGTTTTGGTTTCCTTGATAAAATTAAGGTTTGACGGTTTTTTATTTAGGTATCCTAGTTGGATTTGGATTAGTTTACGATTAAAattaagattaattaattaattctttttattattattaaaatcaaatataattcatgttcatcggttttgttgttggtttggtttgattttcttatagaaatttaatggtatttctcttttttattattttctttagaaaataatttttcattgtttttccAACTTATAATTTGTTAATAATCTTTTATTGTGGTGGCTATATTTTTTTGGGTTGTGGAGGAAATATTTTAAGCTCTATAAACTTTAATCAAGTGAATAGAGTTGATAAGAGTAAAAAATAGGTAAATCtcatagttattttttttaataaataagttTGGATTCTGAATAATGTATAAAGTTCACTAGTTTATTAGAAATAAACAAATTCTTCATCAAAAAGTATATTgtgtaattataattattttatgaaaaattaataaatagtaTATACACGGGACAAATTTACttgataaacaaataaaaaaaatttcttcaaaattctaaattcgTCTCTAACAAAAACTTATAAGTCGCTAATTGTTAATCTCTAATTTGCTAGTAGCCACCAGAATTTCATTCTTAGtccatcaaataaaaaaaatagcgACAATTTTTTCTGTTTAGCTACAAAATTAGTCCATCACAAATTTCTATGGACTATGAAAAGGTGAATGTAACTTGATTCTTAGCACCACGCCGCCGGTAATCCCCCGATGGAACGGTAATTTCAGTACTCCGGCCAACCTGTCGACGCCGATGGATAAAAGATGCTaacatttttttagtaaaagtctcaatttttttcaattcatcCAAGTTTATCTGTCTATTCCGGCAATCCACACTACAGAAACCCAGCTCACCCCTGCATTAATTAATCCAATCATAAATTAAGTGCACTAATTGATTAAGATGTCTATCAATTAAGCAATATTGAGCTAGcgtttgatcataaattttaaattagcttttaaaattttaatcttaagatatttttaagttttcaaaCAGGCAACACTTCCACtcacaaaatatcaaattttttcaagtaaaatgtATGTCGAATTAACACAATTTCAAGTTCCAATATTAATTTCAAAAACTCAATATTTTCAAggtttaactttaaaatttatgacTAAATAAAAGTTAGTTAACTCTGACGAAAAATAAATAtgtgtcctaatttatgtgacattacTGAGCCAGTACTGAAGTTAAGAGTTTTGCTAAATGTATTCAACATTTATACATATGTCATTTGTGTACCGAGTTCAACTGACTATCTTTCACTCTATAGAGTTTAAATGTAATTGTGTACAATGtctaaaaattaagaaatggtTTTCAAAATATGTagtctaaaacaaattaaaagttaTATGTGCAGTTAAAATTCTctcattaagaataaaataaattttaaaatcaaattatttctaaatatctAAATAGGAAAAATGACTAAAATGACACCTAAATTGTGGCCAAATCTTTGCAATAACACACATATATCGTGGGAGGGCGAGGAGGtgttatttttaaaagggaaaagacttaaatatgtcaattaactttgagaaagacTCATTTATGCTATCcatttaaagtttggctcatctatgccatttcagacaaataatggcatgaatAAGCTTCTTCTCAAACATAAATGATAAAGATGAGACAAACTTGTAACTTATGGCATAAATGAACCTTTTTCTCCAAGTTCGATGGCACATTTGAGCTTTtttggacaactaaaaaagaaagtatcACATAAGCTGAAACACAGAATTACATACCTGTACATGTAAACTTCCTTGTGAAGGTTAAGAGGCTTATGACAGAAGAAACAACATTTGAGAAAACAATTATAGTAGTAAAGAGCATTGCAAGAATATTGACCTCTAATTTGATTCATAAggaaaattatgaatttaatttttctagATTTTAGAAAATTGGGATCTTTTAAATACTTCTGATGAGAAAATGATGAAACTATATCTCTTTGCTTGCTTTTAACTTCATGATGAGCTTTAGAACACTTATGctcttctttcaattttgtaaaGCCCATTTGATATATTTGGTTGTTGAAAAACCAGTAAGGGAAAGAAGAAGATACAAGGGCAAGAGAAGTGATTGTACAACAAATTAATTGGGAAAATGTACACATTTTtattaggggtgtcaaatgagCGGTTggattgaaattggaaatattcTCTCTattcaataatagttgtccattATTGATTTTGCAcactttttaagaaattataaatagaagagtgattttactatatcacttattgaatataataaatacaatgtcacgaaaaatgtaataggaaaatgattataatttatGATAAGGATAAATTAGGAATTAAGTGTATCTTatcattgatttcataaaatgaaCTAGTATTTGTTggacattccaaaatagtatagtgtataactattgttggacggGGAGTATTAAATAGGTTGAAAAAGATATTAGGTTGGGTCTTGATCCgtccaagtttactttgggctcaaatgaacTAAAAATCAGGTTGGTCATGATCTGCTCAATTTAACtcgcttaatctcaataattttaacatattgttatttaacttttataactacaatttgaatttcagctcaaaaatattttttttaaaaaaattataaatgaattgataaatcctaaaagatataaaacaaatagtaattcatatcatcaatatagTAACATCAGGGGTGGAGGCAGCATATACTtaaggggttcatccgaaccccttcggcagaaaatattactatctatacatggttaaaattattttttaggtatgtataatagatgtcgaacctCCTCCACTAGTTCATGTGTTTACttctcagattttgaacccccttattaaaaatactggctccgccactgagtagcatacattacatcaatgcaaataaaaagTCTTAAAACGGGTTAAAATTTATCTTGAGTccaacccttaaaattctgACAAATTGTGCGGGTTACATGTATTTGGACTACAcccctaatttttattttcaacaacCTAAAAAATTTATATCCAAGCACAAATTTCCACATTTTAACTCCAAAACCAAATTTTACATTTGTTTAGGtgcaattaaaaaaaacaaacattttgTTAGGTGCAATATGGGGGGTCATATGTGATTAAATCGTGAGGAAAATAAGGACCATTCAATTGGAAGCACATTAAATGTATGTACGTATTGTAGGACAAGATATGATAAAAATCCTATAGGCAAACCAAATGTTACGTCAAATTATCAAATACTCCATTTAacttgtgtttttatttttctttatgttcattataaaaaaaaatacaaaatataatttagtagTATCAGAGCAAATAGTTTAATATTTACTTGAGTGTAATAAATTGTGGCCTGAATCTAAAGAAAGGGTATAATCGTGACCAActaataaaatgtcaaaaagaTAATATTAATTCAAAGAGGTTACCAACCGTGACCAATCATTAATTGTGTCAATTGTTCTGCacatattattcttttttttaaaaaaaaaaaactaaaactaagtAATATGTTTATAAGATGAGTGGGCTCTTTCACTTAATTTCATAAAGATTAGCTAAATTATAGATAAGTATATATGAATAGAAAATCAGTTAATTCATTAACAAAACCAGTTTAATGATATATTTAAGTAACGTGCCTAAAATAAGATAATAATTGTGATTCCTTTTAAATTCTCATAACCCAAGTCCTATTAGGTTACTAATTCAGCCCGCCTTGCTTGTATATATTATAAAgtttaatattcttttaaccatcaatcaaaaacacatattgttaaaattaaactttcaaatTTATACATAACTTGTCAATATACTCTTCATAAATAATGTCTAGGGTTCCCTTCGCCAATGTTCTCCTTCTCAATCTCAGGAGATACACGGTAGATAATTTTAAAGTGCGGACTATGGTTTCAAATATCAAGAAATTGATCGAATCGTCTCCGCCTCCTATTCCTACGTCGAAAGGTGTAGAGAAAGATGTATTTTGGATGAGAGATCCTAAAACTGGAAATTGGATACCAGAAACTCACTTCGATACCATCGATGACGTGGAGTTACGAGACGAATTTCTACCCACTAGTAGAAAATTTACGAGGCCAAACGCagaaattatatatagtagtgcTATATAGAATTAGTCAATATTCAAAGTAGAATTTAAAGTGTagtattcaatattattattgttttatacttCTTTCGTATTATATTACTTGTCCTTTTttgataataaatattaattttacctcttttaacttttttattgcACTTTATTTATATGTCGTATTAATTATTACCAAGATTAAGGAGGAACGTTTTTAACCACCCTATGGGATTTCGACTTAACTCATTTCACTAAAACAATATTGAGCCAGATTCATATTGACAACTCTTTTGAACAAATACTAATTTTATCTTCAAAAGTTTGACTTGTGTGGAAAGTTTCCACTGAATGtcgagttaatatctcaaatggtcactcaactttgaatatttcacttagaaagtcactcaattttgaatagtttacttagaaagtgactcaattttatttaataactcaaaagtcacgcaattatttatattttacttagAAAGTCATTCAACTAGTAATAatttacttagaaagtcacccaactaaataaattataacattcaaaaataataaaattctcatttaattattttattaaattttgttgaaatataatttttagttttaaaccaattttttttaacgaTAAAAGATTGGTATTGTGGATTAGTTCTGATCAATTCCGATGTCCTTTTGTTGGATCATTTTTCAGCTTATTTAATTCCACTAAACTAATGCTAAAacggaaaatatttttttgtttttctctattGCTAcagttcaaaaaaatataattaaataattggagTGAATTAGTAAGATAATTAAAACAGATATCttcttatttcttaaaaaaaaagtttaaaataaaattagatttcaacaaaatttaatgaaaaacacatttaaattGATTGGTGACTTTTtaagtaaaatatcaataattgaGTAATTTTCCAAGTAAAATaccaatagttgagtgactttctaaatGAACTATTCAAAGTTAATAATCATCTGAGATATTATCGCCTGAATGTCTAGGCTGGGATAAATTAAATAGGCTACACTGTTATGAGCTGAAGCATCAATAATTACAAGCAAATCCCAACtagaaaatgagaaataaacCCAACAAATTTGAGACATTACAGTCCTTGCAGTTCTAGTATAGAAGTAGGCAGACAAAACATTTGCAGGCATGAGTCAACAGGCACTGCTTATTCCAAATTCTCTGTTATTAGGTTTCAGGTAGGAGGTACTCTCTGATTCTCTGATTCCTTAGCAGCGGAATTCATCCATGAACTTTTTATGGAATTCTGTAAGACGAGATACGATAGCTGGTATCTTCTCTTCTTGTGGTAATATTGTGCACCTAAAATGCCAGGTTCCAGGAACCTATACACGAGCAAGAACCAAATACTAAGGTGTAAGAGAAGATTAAAAATGCCTATTTTTCCTTCAACAATATTTCACTATTTAAGTGAAAGAGTCATGTAAATTTGTTGAAAATGgtaaataattacaaaaattatcAGTATTAATAATGACATTTACCATAGCTATAAATGTAAGAATTACCTGACGGAATCCAGAGCCTGGAACAACAACAATTCCAGTGGCATTAAGAAGGTGTTTAGCATAAAAAGCGTCTGGTGCAGTTTTAGCTTCTTCTGCTGCTTTTATTGCTTTATCGGGTAAATTAATACATGGAAAAAGATACATAGCCCCTTCTGCCCTATTGCATGTCACTCCTTCCAAACTATTGAGTGCATCTTCTAGTGTCTGTTGGAATTGTTAAAATAGATGTGCAAAAAAGACGAGAATTAGATCATTTAAAAAGTTGAAGCTAAAAGAACTTAGTTGGGCAAATTACAAACATCATCTTTGCTTGCTATATCAACAGGTTTTATAGTCAGGTTCAGATAATCAGGTCAAGTTTGTCCTATATGTCAGCTCTCACTAACCTTAGCACGTCTCGCCAAGGACGAGAGTATCGCTTCTTTCTCGGCAGAAAAAGACTCGTATGATTCATCTCCTACCTGTATAAAACCATGCTTTCAGCATTAACCTTTTCCTCTTTGGGGAATATGACAGGCAGGAACATACTATAGAGATAAAGCAATACTATATgagctcagactcttcaaaaattgCCACTGGGtgtgttggatcctccaaaagtagtgcatttttggagtaTCTGACATAGATAAGGCTTCATtgttggagagtccgagcaacatagggcCAATACTAACCTTTGGGGGACTCATGATGAGGCTTGCAAGTATCTGACCAGAGATGTTGGAACACAAATTAACAGACGCCAATTTGTATATCTGCTCCCTCACTTCAGGGCTAAAACCAGTGACCTCCATGTAACCTCCTCGCTTTCCACACTCTCCATAGAACCCTAAAGCCaccaatatatataaaaagattagAACAAAAATTATTTGCATTGGAAGAATATAACTTCCTATCCCCCTAAACCACCCTGACCCACTACccaaagaaattaaagaggcaAGATAAAGTGAAACATGTACCTTTGGACACAGACTGAAAAGACACTAAGGATATATCCGTTTCCCCATATCCCATAGAGCGGGAAATTTTCTTAAATGAGTGAAATTTCTTGTCAGGCACATAAACATTTTCTTGATAAACCTGTATGAGTTCAACCAATTATGAAAGAGAATTACAATGTTGAAGTTTAATACAACCCTAGATTTCTCCGTAATGCAAAATCTGATAGTGAAACATTTAAAAACAAGTTTAGAGCCGCTGATAATCAAGCTCTTGAGGAAGCAAAAGAATTTGTCATATCAAGCATAGTAGCATTTTAGAGGATAAAATTGACTTACTTCATCAGCCAGAAGGACAAGTCCTTCCTTCTTGCAGAATTCTACAATTTCCCGTTGGTTGGCCTCACCAAGAACCTATAGTTATGCATAGGAAAATATTCATGCCATATGAAAAGGCTAGGTAGGaattttttgtctatttttaattgtcatcTTTTATCCTCTCTTTTTAAACTTTTTGGGGAAGCAGGAGAAGGAATCATATTCCATTGCAACAGTCTCTAGTCAGAGAAGTATATTATGTTCCTAATTCTGAAGAAAAATCATAGATGAGCCTTCCAAAATCTATTTAACACCTACCTGCCCAGTTGGGTTGCCCGGATTGATCACAACCAAAGCCCTAACATCAATACCCTTGGATTTTGCAGTTTTCAACTGATGCTCAAGCTCTGAGATCTCAAGCCCCCATCCTGTTTGTTCATCAAGATAATAAGGAACCTACAAAACAAGATGAAATGCAAATATTAAGAACTTCCCAATGAATTATCTTTCAAGAATCAATAAATGGTCTTTCAAGCATAAGTTGAGCAGATCAATGCATGCACTAGTTGTACTTTCACAAGAAACTCTCACAAGAGCAGTCAAACTAGGCCTTCCGTAATATTTCTATAGacatttttcaacaatttccGCCAACTATGCAACTATcataaatcaattttatttgaaGCAACAGAACTTACAAGAGTTCCACCATGGAGGGCAATCGAAGCAGAGTAAAGAGGATACTGGGGAATGGGACAGAGAATTCCATCATTCTCTGACCTGATGAGCAGCTGCATCATCATGTGAACCTGAATAAAAAGGTAAAGAACCAAAAATACCAACTACGTCATATTTGCAATAAACCATTTCCCACAAAGCTGTGAAAATAACAAGGATATACATTTAACCTACCGCTGGGCTTGCACCATCAGTCAAGAAAAGATCATTTGGATCAGCAGGGAAACCATCACGAGCTTTCATACCAGAAGCGATTGTGTCCCGTAATCCTTTGATACCCTATATATAGAGTACACaataaaaagttttatatttatCGAACCTACATAACACTCCACAAAAATGGAACAATCTCATGAGAAGACAGTCACCTGACTGTGGCTGTATGCACCAGTTGCTCTCCCAGGAATTTGTTCAAGGATCTGGAAAGCTCGTTCTATGGCATCCGCACTACAAAAGCAAAGAAAGAATGAAAGATAGCTATTGCGATGTCTCAAAGTCTACAACCAGTTTCATATTGTATATTGAAAAGATCTCCTctttctaaagcataaacaaaaACTCCTTAGACAAACTTCATACCTGAATAGACCTTGTGTTTCACTTTTGTCCAAAATGGATGGATGATCACATAATGCAAGGACCTAATATAGAAAAGTCCACCTTAGAAATCACTGGATGAGTCAATTAATTTTTGGGGAGAAAAAATAGAGTAATTTATGCCCACCTCTCTAAAGAAAGTGATAGGCTGCTGAGCCAGTGATTGAGGATTTCCAATATTGCAATATAGGATCTGCATGTAATCTGATGAATGAGTACAGAATAAACTAAGAAAACTTAAAACGTTCTAGTCAGTACCGTTCAGGTCATCAACTTATGACCTATGTAAAGCTCGGTAAGAATAGTTCTATTGAAGATATAGTTCAGAGACCAGCATCAATTACATAAATGATAAATGAAGTATTTATAAAGCATCCATTGTAAAGCAAAAACGTGAAGACGAAAACCAGGTTACAAGAGTTTGTACCTCATCAAAGGGATGAGAACCTGGATTATCCTTGAGGTTTTGCTGCAATGTCTGCATCAAAAGGACAAATGTGCAAGGACAATTAACAAATTCTTCAGCAGATCCAGATAATATAATGGCTCAATCAACAGAAGTCCATATTCAGTTTACAAaagtcaacaaaaaaaaaaacatgaactaCCTGAGCAATTGATACAATCTCTCCACGAACAGCATACTCACATTTCAAAACCTGAAACCAACAAAATTGACCAGAAATAAAGTTGTATCAGTCAAGTAACATAATATACAAGTAAACTACCAAAAATCACATCATTTTGAGTTGCTGTAAGAAAGCTTTAAATCAAATACTGAATGCAACAACAAGTCATGTATCATCTAAACTctctaacaagatccataacTCTCTAATGATTTTCACATCACCAATTACCAGGTTAGTCACCTTATCATTATCCAAAGAACAAATTCGCAAAGAATTCCTACTTCTCCTAAGAGATTGAATCGGAACAGAACCGTTACGATTTCACAATATAAACAAGTAGTAATTTGGTATAATAATAACGCAGAAATAAAATATGCATCAAATCCTTGATCGGTACCGATTTCTCAATTGGAACTGATTTCATTCCAATACAAAATTCGACTAacctaacaaaaaaaaaaataatacatatgtTGTTACCTTTGGATTAATGTTATCCATAGTGATGGGAGTTGCCGAATAATCGGAAGCCATTGAATCAGGAGAAGAAGGATGAAGAGTGGAGAAGAAACGAAGAAGAGAAGTTAATGGAGAATTAGGAGAAAGTGATGGAGAATttggagaaggagaagaagacgAAATAGAACTAGTTGTGGCTTTGCTGATGAGATTTATGGTTTTGTGTGATATGAATCGACGCATTTTAAAGATGAAAGGGCAATAAAAAGGTAAGAATGGTCAAGATTGAATAAGCAAACCTCCTTTAACGCTAGCACACGTATCGAAGAAGACAATTCCAATGCTCATGTTCCTTTCATACTTTCAAACTC is part of the Solanum stenotomum isolate F172 chromosome 8, ASM1918654v1, whole genome shotgun sequence genome and encodes:
- the LOC125874512 gene encoding alanine aminotransferase 2-like; the encoded protein is MRRFISHKTINLISKATTSSISSSSPSPNSPSLSPNSPLTSLLRFFSTLHPSSPDSMASDYSATPITMDNINPKVLKCEYAVRGEIVSIAQTLQQNLKDNPGSHPFDEILYCNIGNPQSLAQQPITFFREVLALCDHPSILDKSETQGLFSADAIERAFQILEQIPGRATGAYSHSQGIKGLRDTIASGMKARDGFPADPNDLFLTDGASPAVHMMMQLLIRSENDGILCPIPQYPLYSASIALHGGTLVPYYLDEQTGWGLEISELEHQLKTAKSKGIDVRALVVINPGNPTGQVLGEANQREIVEFCKKEGLVLLADEVYQENVYVPDKKFHSFKKISRSMGYGETDISLVSFQSVSKGFYGECGKRGGYMEVTGFSPEVREQIYKLASVNLCSNISGQILASLIMSPPKVGDESYESFSAEKEAILSSLARRAKTLEDALNSLEGVTCNRAEGAMYLFPCINLPDKAIKAAEEAKTAPDAFYAKHLLNATGIVVVPGSGFRQVPGTWHFRCTILPQEEKIPAIVSRLTEFHKKFMDEFRC
- the LOC125874700 gene encoding uncharacterized protein LOC125874700 is translated as MGFTKLKEEHKCSKAHHEVKSKQRDIVSSFSHQKYLKDPNFLKSRKIKFIIFLMNQIRGQYSCNALYYYNCFLKCCFFCHKPLNLHKEVYMYRGELGFCSVDCRNRQINLDELKKIETFTKKMLASFIHRRRQVGRSTEITVPSGDYRRRGAKNQVTFTFS